The Fibrobacter sp. DNA segment AAAAAATTCAGCCAAAGTAAAGCGTAATAAGATTAAAAAGGATAAAGACAATGATTATGATGCCGCCGAAATTCGTGGCTTTCGACTTGGAAACCACAGGCCTTAACAACCAGAAAGATGAAATCATTGAAATTGGTGCTGTAAAATTTTCCGTCACTACCGAAAAGGGCGTTGTGGTTCCCAAGCTGGAAAAGGAATTCCAGACCTTCGTCAAGCCCAACATGATGATCCCGGCAGAAGCCTCCAGCGTGAACCACATCTACGACAAGGACGTGGAAAACGCCCCCTCCGCAGGCGACGCCATCAAGGCATTCACTGCATTCTGCGGACAGTCCTCCATCCTGATTGCTCATAACGCAAACTTCGACGCCAGCTTCCTCCGCGCCGCCTACCAGAAGAACCCCCAGATCATTCCGGGCAACCCCATTGTCGACAGCTTGGCCATCGCAAAGTCCATTCTTCCCGAAGCTAGCTCCCACAAGCTGGGCATTTTGGCTAAGATGTTTGAACGTCGTGGCGAAATCGGCATGAAGATCGAAACTGAAAAGGCTCACCGCGCCGTTTACGACTGCGAAATGCTTATGGAAGTGTTCGTTGCCCTCCTCCGCCGCCGCTTCAAGGAAAAGGACTGGGAAATGGCAACCATCATGAAGAACCTTGAAAAGTACAAGGGCACTGCCCAGTTCTTAAACAAGTAGCTTTTTAAATAACTTTTCCACAATTAAGGGTCTCGCAAGAATTTGCGGGGCCCTAATAATTATAAGGGCTCGGGACGCGTTTTGCATCTCGGGCCCAAATTTATCAACAATTTACAAACATTTGTAAATAGAAAAGACCACCTAGCGGAAGGTTATTCCGTTAGGCGGACTTAAAGTCTAAACTCTACAAGAAAGAATTAGATTCCGAGTTCCTTAGCAACAGCCTGGATACCGCGCTTATTGATGGTGCGGAGACCAGCGTTGGAGATGCGAAGGGTAACCCAACGATCTTCTTCAGGAATGTAGAAGCGCTTCTTCTGAAGGTTCGGCAGCTGCTTCATCAACTTCTTGCGGTTAGAGTGGGAAACCATGTTGCCCACGAGACCGGCTTTGCCGGTAACTTCACAAATGCGGCTCATAATAAAACTCCGTTGTTTATAACGAGAACCAATTTTAGAAAAACTTTATGGTTCCGTCAAGGTTAAATTGTTAATCTTGTAGCGCCTTTGGCACGCTAAACTTGGTAGATTCCACTAATTTTACGAAATTCTCGATTTCTACCCCCTCAAATTTCGCTTTTATCCAGTCTACAACCTCCTGAACCAGCACTTCAGGAGCACTTGCACCGCTGGAAATACCCACCACTTCGTGACCTTCGAACCATTCCGGCTGGAGATCGTTGACCGTATCGATCAAGTGGCTGGGGATACCCTGTTCAAGGCCCAATTCCATCAGACGGCTGGAATTGGAGGAATTCTTGGCACCCACCACCAGAAGCATGTCCACCTTGGAGCAGAGGTCCAGCACGGCGGACTGGCGGTTTCCGGTAGCATAGCAAAGGTCGCCGGCATCGGGACCGATGATATTGGGGAAGCGCTCCTTCAAAGCCCTGATAATTTCACGAGTTTCTGCAACGGACAAGGTGGTCTGGGTAATGTAGGCCAGCTCCTTGTCTGCGGGAACCTGAACCGTGGCAACGTCAGCTTCGTAGCGGACCAGGGAGATGGCGCCTTCCGGCAGCTGTCCCAGGGTACCTTCCACTTCGGCGTGGCCAGCATGGCCAATCATGATGATATGGCGGCCGGCGTTGTAATGACGGGTTGCACTGTAATGGACCTTGAGCACCAGAGGACAAGTGGCGTCCAGCACCTGAAGTCCGCGTTCCTCGGCTTCCTTGTAAATGCGTTCTGCCACACCATGGGCAGAGAAAATCACCACGGAACCAGAGGGAACTTCGCACAAATGATCCACGAAGATAACGCCCTTGTTCTTCAGGGTTTCCACCACGAACTTGTTGTGGACAATTTCGTGACGCACGTAAATCGGGGTTCCAAACTTTTCGATAGCCTTTTCAACGACGTGGATTGCACGGTCTACGCCAGCGCAAAAACCGCGGGGGGTCGCAAGAATCACTTTTTTCATTTTAGCAAATCCTCCAGGAAAAGCAGCAACTGCCGGTAGGAATCAGAAACTTTCAACTTTTGCACAGACAAACATGCCTGGGCTTGGTTTTCGT contains these protein-coding regions:
- a CDS encoding 3'-5' exonuclease, whose amino-acid sequence is MIMMPPKFVAFDLETTGLNNQKDEIIEIGAVKFSVTTEKGVVVPKLEKEFQTFVKPNMMIPAEASSVNHIYDKDVENAPSAGDAIKAFTAFCGQSSILIAHNANFDASFLRAAYQKNPQIIPGNPIVDSLAIAKSILPEASSHKLGILAKMFERRGEIGMKIETEKAHRAVYDCEMLMEVFVALLRRRFKEKDWEMATIMKNLEKYKGTAQFLNK
- the rpmB gene encoding 50S ribosomal protein L28; amino-acid sequence: MSRICEVTGKAGLVGNMVSHSNRKKLMKQLPNLQKKRFYIPEEDRWVTLRISNAGLRTINKRGIQAVAKELGI
- the ispH gene encoding 4-hydroxy-3-methylbut-2-enyl diphosphate reductase; translation: MKKVILATPRGFCAGVDRAIHVVEKAIEKFGTPIYVRHEIVHNKFVVETLKNKGVIFVDHLCEVPSGSVVIFSAHGVAERIYKEAEERGLQVLDATCPLVLKVHYSATRHYNAGRHIIMIGHAGHAEVEGTLGQLPEGAISLVRYEADVATVQVPADKELAYITQTTLSVAETREIIRALKERFPNIIGPDAGDLCYATGNRQSAVLDLCSKVDMLLVVGAKNSSNSSRLMELGLEQGIPSHLIDTVNDLQPEWFEGHEVVGISSGASAPEVLVQEVVDWIKAKFEGVEIENFVKLVESTKFSVPKALQD